TCCGTTCGCTTTTCCCCTTGGCGTTGCCTGGAATGCTGGCGCTCCTCGGCTGGTGGTGGTTTTTCTCTCGTAAAAAAGAGCATATTAGCAGCCATGACGAACAGGTGGAGGCCAGTGCCGTGGAGCTGAGGCCGGACCCTGCCCTCAGTGAACCACTCCCTGGGGAAGACGCCTGCCCTGGAGTAGTGTCCACACCCCCCAGCGTCACACAGCCGCCAGAGAAGGAGCTGTCCACCGCGAGCAGTCCTTCCACGGAGCCCCCAGCCTTGCTGCGGGTGCATCCAGCCTGTCGCAGATCAGAGTCCTCAGGCAGCCTTCCTAATGCCACGGACATGAGATTTCGACCGGGAATGCACAAAGACGACAGTACAAGGGTAGAACTAGCCCTGACGGGTGATGAAGCCAAGTCTGTTCCTCCAGAGTGTCCCTCTCCATCCCTGAAGGGTGTTCTGTTCCCCCATGAAGCAGTTGAGGCATGTAAGCGAGAGTCCACTTTCAGCAGGACAGCAGGGCGGGGCCAGCAAGGTGGCGTAGCCCCCACTGAGAAGCTTGGCCTCGGAGAGAAGGCAAGAGAGACAGGCGGGGCCGAAGGCACTGGTGACGCAGTGTTGGGAGAAAACTTGCCGGAAGAAGATATGTTGTCCCAGGAGCATGGCTCTGAATTGCAGAACGGCAAGGCTCCCGGCCCAGCTCccttgggaggagggggagaggaagggaagagcagcCCGCCCCTGGTGGAGGAGGATGCAGCAGGGAAGTTGTTGAGTAGCTTCGAGTCAGCTCATGTGGAGCTGGCGAAGGATGATGAGACGCCGGCACCCCAGGTCAGAGGTGGCAGAGCTCGGGGTGGAGACTTCACAGGAGAACTGCGCAAAGAAGAGACGTTGGATAAAAATGAGAAGATTGAGCAGGCTGCCTTCGAGATCATCTCCAAAGTGATCGTGGAGGCAACTGAAGAAGTGCTGGCCACCACGATGGGCAAGATTGCAGGTCGGGTGTATCAGGCTTCAGCTGGTCAGCTCCAAGGGCAGAAGGAGGAGAGCTGTGCCCTGGTCAGCCAGAAAACCTCCCTGGGGCAAGATGCCGGGGAGCCCACTCTGGCCACAGCAGAGGCAGCCACAGGCCCGTCAGACgctgccctgccctctccaggCCTGCCGGCAGAGGACCTGTCACCACCAAAGACCTATGTGAGCTGCCTGACCAGCCCTCTGTCCAGCCCCACCAAGGATGGGAAGCCAAAGAGCTCCGCATACCACATctccctggccccctgcccaCCATCGGCCACCCTCCCCAGAGAGTCGCTAGACGAGGCAAATGTCCTGGTGGAAGATGCGGGCTGTGTCACCTGCATGTCCGACAACTGCCAGGGTGGCCCGACTTCAGTGGCCTCCTCTGGGCAGTGCTCAGATTCTGTCAGCACTTCAGGGCTCGAAGACTCTTGTGCTGAGACCAACTTGAGCCCCAGGGACAAGGCCATCACCCCGCCGCTGCCAGAAAGTACTGTACCCTTCAGTAATGGGGTGCTGAAGGGAGAGTTGTCAGACTTGGGGACTGAGGATGGATGGCCTGTGGATGCGGAAGCAGATCATTCGGGAGGTAGGAGGGTCTTGGGTGGTCCTCACTTAGAGGACCGGGGGTGGTGTCCCTTTATTCCATAGGGAAAGGGTGCTggtctgcctctccctctctactTCTCCAGTAATGGTCTCTTCAACTCTGTCCCAGCTGGCCTGCAGAAAGTTGGGTACAGCATAGAGCTGGTGGGTAACTGGGAAGTTAGGCTACCCTGAACCCCAAAGCCATGGGAGCTGTAACTTGATTCAGCAGCCAGTgaccctccccagcccttccGAAGGAACCAGCTTGCAGGTGGCTTCACCAGTGAACCTATGTGTGCCTCGTTCTCTCTTTTAAACCTCTTAATGGAGAGGCAGCCTTAGCTTTAATTCCCTTGAGTACCAAGAATGGGTGTGAGcttttttaatggtttatttccttttaatcatGTGCTTGTTCCCACGTCttcacctgctttccttctccagAAGCTCTTTCCGGGTAAGTGCCCAGAGAATGGCCCCAGCTTTGAATTGAGTACTTGCGGGAGGCTCATGCTTGCCTCGTTGTTGTCAGCTCCTCCTTCGCGGACAGCCTCAGCCACTTTCTTTGTGTGCAGCTGCAGCTCCACCCACCCCGGGAAAAAGAGGGGTAATTTGGTAACGAAGTGTCCACTGGGTTTTTCGAGTGCTGACCCCAGCGTAGACAGTTCAGACCGCTAACGTACAGGTCAGCAGCTCCTGACCCTGGTTTCTCAGCTACCCTGGGGTATTTTCGTTTATCTCATAGAAAGAGGCTATGCAGTTCCTGCAGAGGTCTCTGGCTTGTTGCCCTGGAGCCGTTCCCTACCATTTCAACTCCAGAAAGCCTGGGAGCGTTAGTACTTCAGCAGCATCTTGTGTGTACCACACACTACTTTTTGTAATCTCTAAGATGCTATTGATTAAGACGCTGCTGTTTTATGtaccactaaaagaaaaataaatgctgctGATTATGGTATAGAAGACCAGAGACTGTAAGGTGCACCCTaacttcagagatgttaaaatgttttttcttaaaaaaaaaaaaaaaagcatcttaaAATTGGTGAAAATCTTTTAAGAATAAAGGAGTTTCCCTTTGTCTATTGCCCCTCAGCTAATTCACAAGCCCCTCAGCCTTATCCTGCCAACTCTAGGTTGATTGTAGTAGCTACTCTGATGGGTGGAAGGCATCTGAGTTCTGGCCTTGCAGGAGCGGAGGCTGTGACTGCGCCAAGCCgaggtggtgggtggggaggcgTGGGGATGGCAGGTGGAAGCCTGGGAGCTCCATTCACCGAGCGCTCACTTGCGCCAAGCTCCAGGCTCGTGCCTTCCCCTCATTCTCACAGTAGCCTTGccttgtgtgtgaggaagttGAAACTTCGAGTAGTCTAGGGACCACCCAGCTGAGCAGAACCTGGCCTTTGAGTGCAACCCGCTGCAGTCCCGGTGTGGTCTGAGCCACCCCTAGGTGGTGTTGGGGTGGCAGGTATCGGCCAGCCCTGTTCTGTcgggcagaggctggggctgtGTGTGAGCGGAGCGCCTGTCAGCCTGCTTCTGCGTCTAGCAGGCTGGCTAAGTGGCTGCCCTAAGGAGGGGTGGTTCTCCCTGCCTGAAGCCCATCCctggtgtggagggaggaggtcaCTTTGAAGGTGACTCTTCCTTAGCTGGGAGTGGAATTCATCTAAGCCTTACTCCTCTGCATCCAGCCAGCACATGGATTGCCTGGCAAATGATCACATCCAGGGTTTGGAGAAACATGTGGAAAATAACCCAATTAGTAGAATCTCAGGAGTGATCTATTTCTGGCAATTGAGTCGTCCATATTTAAGCTGCAGCCACTTTTCTTAAGCTGGTCTGGCCCCTGTTTTTCTGTGCTAGTCCCTTTGGCACACTCCTGAGAGAGAGTGGAGCTGCTAAGTGGGTGCCAGCGCCCTGCTTCCCACTCTGTCCCCTTGGGAATGAGCTTCAGCTCCGTCTCTGACCGGGGGTTAAGACCCGCCATGAGCCCGGAAGAGCATTCAGAGTTGCACAAGTCAGGcctgagcagagggaagggagggctTCCCTCATCCCCTTCTGGCAGGGCCCTGATCCGGATGAGAGCAAGGGAGAACGCTACGTAGCTCGGTGTGGCTGAAGGCCACTGCCCATTAGCCCAGGCCTGGGGCCTTTGGGACTGGGGACCCCTCGTCTGAGGGGCTGGCGTAGCTGGAAGGGTGTGGACCAGCTGTGACTGGTTGGCCTTCGTGGAGGGCTGCAGCAAATACCTGGCTTCTGGGACCGTGTGGACCTGTtggcctgtcccctcccccatgccaTGGACTCTCCTTCCTGGGCCAGCGTCTTTCTTCCCAGTTCACCACTTGTCTCTGCTCCAGCAGCTGTGGCTGGGTGTGGCTGCCAATTAAGCAAGTGGGACTGTAAGTGACAGGCTAAAATTAGGTGTATCTACACCCCCAGTCCTCCTTTCATTGGGGTTGTTCTGAGCCTTCTAGACTGTGACTTGACAGTCACCTGCCAAGCTTGAGGAGGGGGCGTGGGGCGGGGGACTCCCGGGAGCGTGAGTTTGGAAGTTGTGCATTATTAACTGCTCTGAGCccgtgtctgtgtgtctgtgtctgctgCTTCCTCCCCTGCAGGTTCGGACGGGAACAGCATGGATTCGGTGGATGGCTGCTGCGGCCTCAGGAAGACGGACGGTTTCCAGAATGCCCAGGCAGGCTCCACTCCTAACAAGGTCGACCTCATCATCTGGGAGATTGAGGTGCCAAAGGTAAGAGCTGCCAGCTCACAGTTCCCTGAGGGCCAGGGTCATCAGGTTTGTGGGGTGGCCTCCGAGGGAGGGACAGCAATCCAGAAGAAGCCCCTGAGTgagccagaggctggaggaaggggaacGCCACACTTTGCAGGGTTCGCAGAGCTGCCTGCAGAAGGGAGTTCCCCCCGCTGCCATCAGGGGCGTCCTGTTCTTGTCCTCTTCCAACTCAcaggcctgcctgcctcccctgggGCTTTTCCCCTGTGTGCTCAGGCTCAGATCTGTTTGGAGATGCCAGCAAAGACCAGACTGAGGACGTGGGCCGGCCAGGAGTCCCTTCACTGTGCTCTGCTCAAGCTCTCCAAGGCAGAGTGTAGTTCTAATTAAGCACAGCATAAATCCAAATTCTAGAGAACTTGAAAAGCGTAGAAatgtaggaagaaaataaaaatcagctcGAATCCTACCCCTGAGAGTGACTGCGAAGActtttatttcctcctcctcttgcacCCTGTGGTTTTTAAACAAAACTGAGATTGTTGCTTTAattaatgcttttaaatatttaacaatttaattttcctgtgttattctttgaaaatgtaattttaactgCATTATTCATTGTGTGAATGTCAATTGACTTCACGGGTCCCCAATTCCAGGGTGCTTAAGCGGTTTCTAGCTTCTTGCTGTTCTAACTTACAACTTGCTAGCTTGATCTTGATGTTTATCTCTGGGGCTCAGAAATAATTGCAATCTCTGGGGGCATTTAGCTCCCTGCTGCGG
The sequence above is drawn from the Equus przewalskii isolate Varuska chromosome 10, EquPr2, whole genome shotgun sequence genome and encodes:
- the AKAP1 gene encoding A-kinase anchor protein 1, mitochondrial, producing the protein MAIQFRSLFPLALPGMLALLGWWWFFSRKKEHISSHDEQVEASAVELRPDPALSEPLPGEDACPGVVSTPPSVTQPPEKELSTASSPSTEPPALLRVHPACRRSESSGSLPNATDMRFRPGMHKDDSTRVELALTGDEAKSVPPECPSPSLKGVLFPHEAVEACKRESTFSRTAGRGQQGGVAPTEKLGLGEKARETGGAEGTGDAVLGENLPEEDMLSQEHGSELQNGKAPGPAPLGGGGEEGKSSPPLVEEDAAGKLLSSFESAHVELAKDDETPAPQVRGGRARGGDFTGELRKEETLDKNEKIEQAAFEIISKVIVEATEEVLATTMGKIAGRVYQASAGQLQGQKEESCALVSQKTSLGQDAGEPTLATAEAATGPSDAALPSPGLPAEDLSPPKTYVSCLTSPLSSPTKDGKPKSSAYHISLAPCPPSATLPRESLDEANVLVEDAGCVTCMSDNCQGGPTSVASSGQCSDSVSTSGLEDSCAETNLSPRDKAITPPLPESTVPFSNGVLKGELSDLGTEDGWPVDAEADHSGGSDGNSMDSVDGCCGLRKTDGFQNAQAGSTPNKVDLIIWEIEVPKHLVGRLIGKQGRYVSFLKQTSGAKIYISTLPYTQNIQICHIEGSQHHVDKALNLIGKKFKELNLTNIYAPPLPSLALPSLPMTSWLMLPDGITVEVIVVNQVNAGHLFVQQHTHPTFHALRSLDQQMYLCYSQPGIPTLPTPVEITVICAAPGLDGAWWRAQVVASYEETNEVEIRYVDYGGYKRVKVDVLRQIRSDFVTLPFQGAEVLLDSVMPLSDDDHFSPEADAAMSEMTGNTALLAQVTSYSPNGLPLIQLWSVVGDEVVLINRSLVERGLAQWVDSYYSSL